A portion of the Stella humosa genome contains these proteins:
- a CDS encoding ABC transporter ATP-binding protein, which yields MTLLAVDDVARSFGAVAAVAGVSLTVAAGQRVALIGPNGAGKTTCFNIINGQLRPDRGRVLLADQDVTGMAPRGLARRGVGRTFQISQTFPSLTVRENVQMALAAHRGQSAGVGRALRHHDPAAADAALAQVGLAADGDRGAGALAYGDAKRLELAMVLAQAPRLLLMDEPTAGMAADERHALMDLVSDLARGQGIGLLFTEHDMDVVFGHADRIVVLDRGRVIAAGEPDAVRHDETVRRVYLGLEAEA from the coding sequence ATGACGCTGCTGGCGGTGGACGATGTGGCCCGCTCGTTCGGCGCCGTGGCGGCGGTGGCCGGCGTTTCGCTGACGGTTGCGGCCGGCCAGCGCGTCGCCCTGATCGGGCCCAACGGGGCCGGCAAGACCACCTGCTTCAACATCATCAACGGCCAGCTTCGACCCGATCGCGGCCGTGTCCTGCTGGCGGACCAGGACGTGACCGGGATGGCGCCGCGCGGGCTGGCCCGCCGGGGCGTCGGCCGGACCTTCCAAATCTCGCAGACCTTCCCGTCGCTCACCGTGCGCGAAAACGTCCAGATGGCGCTGGCGGCCCACAGGGGGCAGAGCGCCGGTGTCGGCCGGGCGCTGCGCCACCATGATCCGGCCGCGGCCGACGCGGCGCTGGCCCAGGTCGGGCTGGCGGCCGACGGCGACCGCGGGGCCGGGGCGCTGGCCTATGGCGATGCCAAGCGGCTGGAACTGGCCATGGTGCTGGCCCAGGCACCGCGCCTGCTGCTGATGGACGAGCCCACCGCCGGCATGGCCGCCGACGAGCGCCACGCCCTGATGGACCTGGTGAGCGACCTGGCGCGCGGGCAGGGGATTGGCCTGCTGTTCACCGAGCACGACATGGACGTCGTGTTCGGCCATGCCGACCGCATCGTCGTGCTCGACCGTGGCCGGGTGATCGCCGCCGGGGAGCCCGATGCCGTCCGGCACGATGAGACAGTGCGCCGCGTCTATCTGGGGCTGGAGGCGGAGGCGTGA
- a CDS encoding ABC transporter permease, translating into MDNLIGTLRLLWAEPSFALAQALTGLAGASSLFLVSAGLTIVFGVTRVVNFAHGSFFMVGAYVAVDAIDRVGFWPGVVVAALAVGVVGILVEVAILRRVYPAPELFQLLATFGLVLVIQDATLWLWGPEDRMGPRAPGLRGAVEIFGQPVPHYDLFLIAVGPLVLGLLWLVFRRTRWGILVRAATADREMTAALGVDQRRLFTGVFALGALLAGLGGALQVPREAANLHMDLNVIAEAFVVVVVGGMGSIVGAYLAAVLIGVVHAFGVLLFPKLTLVLVFLIMAVVLIVRPAGLLGEAPVATGGGHGTGEPPLRPAGRGLRLAGALLLAALLLLPLVGGGYAVVLATDLLALTLFAASLHFLMGVGGMVSFGHAAYFGIGAYGAALAAKYLSAPMELALAFAPLAAGLAGVAFGWLCARVSGVYLAMLSLAFAQIAWSVAVQWLEVTGGDNGILGLWPSAWAAGPLGYYYLSLALSAAGVMAIRHLAHTPFGQSLRAGRDSPRRAEALGISVGARQWAAVAVAGSFAGLAGALFAYAKGSVFPSFLSISRSVDGLVMVLLGGVQSLTGPILGAFAYVGLADQLVRGMELWRLVLGLAIILLAVVFRGGLAGIGRRGEAP; encoded by the coding sequence TTGGACAATCTGATCGGCACGCTGCGCCTGCTGTGGGCGGAGCCGTCGTTTGCCCTGGCGCAGGCCCTGACCGGGCTGGCCGGCGCGTCGTCGCTGTTCCTGGTGTCGGCCGGGCTGACGATCGTCTTCGGGGTGACGCGGGTCGTCAACTTCGCGCATGGCTCGTTCTTCATGGTCGGCGCCTATGTCGCCGTCGACGCCATCGACCGGGTCGGCTTCTGGCCGGGCGTGGTCGTGGCCGCCCTGGCGGTGGGGGTGGTCGGCATCCTGGTCGAGGTGGCGATCCTGCGCCGGGTCTATCCCGCGCCCGAGCTGTTCCAGTTGCTCGCCACCTTTGGCCTGGTCCTGGTGATCCAGGACGCCACCCTGTGGCTGTGGGGGCCGGAGGATCGGATGGGCCCGCGGGCGCCCGGCCTGCGTGGCGCGGTCGAGATCTTCGGCCAGCCGGTGCCGCACTACGACCTGTTCCTGATCGCCGTCGGCCCGCTGGTGCTGGGCCTGCTCTGGCTGGTGTTCCGACGCACGCGGTGGGGCATCCTGGTGCGCGCGGCCACGGCCGACCGCGAGATGACAGCAGCACTCGGCGTCGACCAGCGGCGCCTTTTCACCGGCGTCTTTGCGCTGGGCGCGCTGCTGGCGGGACTGGGTGGCGCCTTGCAGGTGCCGCGTGAGGCGGCCAACCTGCACATGGACCTGAACGTCATCGCCGAGGCGTTCGTGGTGGTCGTCGTGGGCGGCATGGGCAGCATTGTCGGCGCCTACCTGGCGGCCGTGCTGATCGGCGTCGTCCATGCCTTCGGCGTGCTGCTGTTCCCCAAGCTGACCCTGGTTCTGGTCTTTCTGATCATGGCGGTCGTGCTGATCGTCCGGCCGGCCGGGCTGCTGGGCGAGGCCCCGGTGGCGACCGGCGGCGGGCACGGGACCGGCGAGCCGCCGCTGCGCCCGGCCGGCCGCGGGCTGCGCCTGGCTGGCGCCCTGCTGCTGGCGGCGCTGCTGCTGCTGCCGCTGGTCGGTGGCGGCTATGCGGTGGTCCTGGCGACCGACCTGCTCGCGCTCACCCTGTTCGCGGCCAGCCTGCATTTCCTGATGGGCGTGGGTGGCATGGTGTCGTTCGGCCATGCGGCCTATTTCGGCATCGGCGCCTATGGTGCGGCCCTGGCGGCCAAGTACCTGTCCGCGCCCATGGAACTGGCGCTGGCTTTCGCGCCACTGGCCGCAGGCCTGGCTGGGGTCGCCTTCGGCTGGCTGTGCGCCAGGGTATCGGGCGTCTACCTCGCCATGCTGTCGCTGGCCTTCGCGCAGATCGCCTGGTCGGTCGCGGTGCAATGGCTGGAGGTGACGGGCGGCGACAACGGCATCCTCGGCCTGTGGCCCAGCGCCTGGGCGGCGGGGCCCCTCGGCTACTATTACCTGTCCCTGGCGCTGTCGGCGGCCGGCGTCATGGCCATCCGCCACCTGGCGCACACGCCCTTCGGCCAGTCGCTGCGGGCGGGCCGCGATTCGCCGCGCCGGGCCGAGGCGCTGGGCATCTCGGTCGGGGCCCGGCAGTGGGCGGCGGTCGCCGTCGCCGGCAGCTTCGCCGGGCTGGCGGGCGCATTGTTCGCCTATGCCAAGGGCAGCGTCTTCCCCAGCTTCCTCTCCATCTCGCGCTCCGTCGACGGGCTGGTGATGGTGCTGCTGGGCGGCGTGCAGTCGCTGACGGGGCCGATCCTCGGCGCCTTCGCCTATGTCGGTCTCGCCGACCAGCTCGTCCGCGGGATGGAGCTGTGGCGGCTGGTGCTGGGCCTGGCCATCATCCTGCTGGCGGTGGTTTTCCGTGGCGGCCTGGCCGGAATCGGCCGCCGGGGCGAGGCGCCATGA
- a CDS encoding NAD(P)/FAD-dependent oxidoreductase encodes MTALGQAVSGKAGAGRSVTVVGAGIVGVGTGIALQRAGFTVTLVDRQDPGRATSFGNAGILSGTTAMPLATPGILKEVPKMLLDPLGPLTIRWSYLPKLAPWLMRFVGNAQPAKVEELSKAIVTLSKPTVAAWMDLAGHAGAEDLIERKGWVGVYEGPQAAKKAAYDVEVRVRHDIRAEMLTADEVRQLVPGLARTVTHGVFHPDAGHTVSPIRLTERLVEHFLRSGGKFVQATVQDIGFTDGRPATLVTDKGPMPFDNIVIAAGAWSKRLVARLGHNVPLETERGYHAMVADPGVDLRLPVSSSEGKFFLTPMADGIRVAGTVELAGLDAAPNWKRADALLEKGRRLLPGMKTDKVERWLGFRPTLPDSLPVIGPSPKYGNVFFAFGHHHLGLTQSAMTGRLISQLMTGNRPEIDIHPYRVDRF; translated from the coding sequence ATGACGGCTTTGGGGCAGGCGGTATCAGGGAAAGCCGGGGCAGGGCGGTCGGTCACGGTCGTGGGGGCCGGTATCGTCGGCGTCGGCACGGGCATCGCGCTGCAGCGTGCGGGCTTCACGGTGACGCTGGTCGATCGCCAGGATCCAGGCCGGGCCACTTCGTTCGGCAATGCCGGCATTCTTTCCGGCACCACGGCGATGCCGCTGGCGACCCCCGGCATCCTGAAGGAGGTGCCGAAGATGCTGCTCGACCCTCTGGGACCGCTGACCATCCGCTGGAGCTACCTGCCGAAGCTGGCCCCCTGGCTGATGCGCTTCGTGGGCAACGCCCAGCCGGCCAAGGTGGAGGAGCTGTCGAAGGCGATCGTCACCCTGTCGAAACCGACCGTCGCCGCCTGGATGGACCTGGCCGGGCATGCCGGCGCCGAAGACCTGATCGAGCGCAAGGGCTGGGTCGGCGTCTATGAAGGTCCGCAGGCTGCCAAGAAAGCGGCCTACGACGTGGAAGTGCGCGTGCGCCACGACATCCGGGCCGAGATGCTGACCGCCGACGAGGTGCGCCAGCTCGTGCCGGGGCTGGCCCGCACCGTCACCCATGGCGTTTTCCATCCCGATGCCGGCCACACGGTGAGCCCGATCCGCCTGACCGAGCGGTTGGTCGAGCATTTCCTGCGCTCGGGCGGCAAGTTCGTGCAGGCGACGGTACAGGACATCGGCTTCACCGACGGCCGGCCGGCGACGCTGGTCACCGACAAGGGGCCGATGCCGTTCGACAATATCGTGATCGCGGCCGGCGCCTGGTCCAAGCGGCTGGTGGCGCGCCTGGGCCACAATGTCCCGCTCGAGACCGAGCGCGGCTACCATGCGATGGTCGCCGATCCCGGCGTCGACCTGCGCCTGCCGGTGTCGTCCTCCGAAGGCAAGTTCTTCCTGACCCCGATGGCGGACGGCATCCGCGTCGCCGGCACGGTCGAGCTGGCCGGGCTGGATGCCGCCCCGAACTGGAAGCGCGCCGACGCGCTGCTGGAGAAGGGGCGCCGCCTGCTGCCCGGCATGAAGACCGACAAGGTCGAGCGCTGGCTGGGCTTCCGTCCGACCCTGCCGGACTCCCTGCCGGTGATCGGGCCGTCGCCCAAGTACGGCAATGTCTTCTTCGCCTTCGGCCACCACCATCTGGGCCTGACCCAGTCGGCGATGACCGGCCGCCTCATCTCGCAACTGATGACGGGCAACCGCCCGGAAATCGACATCCACCCCTATCGGGTCGACCGCTTCTGA
- a CDS encoding beta strand repeat-containing protein, giving the protein MAAVSLGGGDDFYGADSSPAADSIFGEDGNDTIGGGNGNDYLYGGNGSDSLDGGNGNDSVDGGSDADYLYAGIGSDYLYGGEGQDYLDGGEGGDTLDGGNGSDQIFGGNGNDRLYGDGRADSLGFFGDDTLHGGNGVDVIYGGNGTDLIYGDEDSDILYGGVGNDAIHGGNAADSLVGDAGADTLYGGNGADALRGDGGLDLYYGGAGNDAIFGFTVPDLTGDSIFGFNAVYGDDYDVIAVLGNYGDSVFTLASDSLDLNGDSIGDIFVEGGQGQLWQRKYEATFASTYFSMAPKVFTEGADTVNLDTVSFDSVNFDADALGGDDRVTLSGNATVDNDFFGGNGNDLIVGTKQAETIGGGQDADTIFGGVGNDLLDGGEGNDLVYGEDGTDHLYGGSGIDALHGGNGNDYLGGGNGDDYLSGGNGTDTLYGDDGTDTLDAGLQDFNELFGGNGNDSVYGGTGIDLLYGGDDDDTVRGNGGNDALVGGNGADLLYGDDGADSITGGTYTLTGGDVGDTAYGGNGNDLLYGEDGDDELHGDGDLDTLYGGNGIDQLFGGNGSDLLDGQDSADLLYGGDAGDSLYGGNGNDFLGGGEGNDHLYGGNGADSFFGGQSDLTTDSVYDFDTTGSDGDAIVLDTIPGSDSRGYFTSSNDFLDVDGDGTGDVYVAGSNGVEWERETIGGYTRFTAQAALFTEGADSVDLDTVDFDSYGNVSDALGGNDSVTLSGDESRDDSFAGGQGNDLIFGSENDETITGGNGFDSILGGNGSDALHGGNLQDELYGGDGNDVLYGAAAGDHLHGGEGNDLLRGGGWSDYLFGGNGADSFLGSLAEFAGDSVDGDSVDGFGSFGTLDGDTIFDFDTTGAAGDAVVLDTIEGSDSRSFFTSSNDFLDVDGNGSGDLYVAGSNGVEWERETVGGYTRFTINPTIFTEGADSVDLDTVDFDSYNNVSDALGGDDSVTLSGGQSRDDDFVGGNGADLILGSGNAETIAGGQGFDTLYGADGNDLLYGDGGFDQLSGGNGDDQLHGGDGDGLLYGDAGDDDLYGGNGADTLGGGNGDDYLGGGGGNDRYDLGLGSDTAIGSLADLTGDSVTDFDTVVGGSDVDRIVLDTILGSDTRSIFAPGNDFLDVDGDGDGDLYVAGTSGVEWTRTEIAGRTHFTISAPLFTESADSVDLREVDFELYGNVSDALGGNDKVTLSGDESGDDQFSGGDGNDRIGGSEDDETIAGGNGVDTLDGADGDDELQGGQGNDLLYGGNGADDLYGGNGTDRLYGGADDDLLSGDADADTLYGGQGHDTLAPGGGKDVTNTGDDADRIVGSAADLHQDTVTDFLPGTMDGSDFIVVDGNYSGLDGNKLAAGVLDFKDGNKLTLLYSNTSVGGTVEAVFDDGQTTIWIETGGGITEGNDIVVADGKSNSIDGKNGNDVLFGGDGKDTLRGGNGNDLLDGGSDRDALWGGNGGDTLSGGADVDTLYGENGNDLAYGGNGGDRIEGGSGTDTLYGDAAADTILGGADNDKIAGGEGADRLQGDAGGDYIDLDEMVDTRDTVYGTVADLSGDTIAHFVAGTGKDADVIAISGVASKNSKLLDSLAITDGVLSLSKLGGGEIRFEDMEPGGTHYTDTMLGSDGSILIYII; this is encoded by the coding sequence ATGGCAGCGGTCAGTCTGGGTGGTGGCGACGATTTTTACGGCGCGGATAGCAGCCCTGCCGCGGACTCCATATTCGGCGAGGACGGCAACGACACCATCGGCGGTGGCAACGGCAACGACTACCTCTATGGCGGCAACGGCAGCGATTCCCTGGATGGTGGCAACGGCAACGACAGCGTCGATGGTGGCAGCGACGCCGACTACCTCTATGCCGGCATCGGCAGCGACTATCTCTACGGCGGTGAAGGCCAGGACTATCTGGACGGTGGCGAAGGCGGCGACACGCTCGATGGCGGCAACGGCAGCGATCAGATCTTCGGCGGCAACGGCAACGACCGGCTCTACGGCGACGGCCGCGCGGATTCGCTCGGGTTCTTCGGCGACGACACGCTCCATGGCGGCAACGGCGTCGACGTCATTTATGGCGGCAACGGCACCGACCTGATCTACGGCGATGAGGATTCCGACATCCTCTATGGCGGCGTCGGCAACGACGCCATCCATGGCGGCAATGCTGCCGACAGTCTGGTGGGTGATGCCGGGGCGGACACCCTGTACGGCGGCAACGGTGCCGACGCGCTGCGCGGTGATGGCGGACTGGACCTCTATTATGGCGGCGCCGGGAACGACGCCATCTTTGGGTTCACCGTTCCGGACCTGACCGGCGATTCCATATTCGGCTTCAACGCCGTCTACGGGGATGACTACGATGTCATCGCCGTGCTCGGAAACTATGGCGACAGCGTCTTCACGCTGGCCAGCGATTCCCTCGATCTGAACGGCGACAGTATCGGCGACATCTTCGTCGAGGGCGGCCAGGGGCAACTCTGGCAGCGCAAGTACGAGGCGACATTCGCCAGCACCTATTTCTCCATGGCCCCGAAGGTCTTCACCGAGGGCGCTGACACCGTCAATCTCGATACGGTCAGCTTCGACAGTGTCAATTTCGACGCCGACGCCCTGGGCGGCGACGATCGCGTCACGCTGTCGGGCAACGCCACGGTCGACAACGACTTCTTCGGCGGCAACGGCAACGACCTGATCGTCGGCACCAAGCAGGCCGAGACGATCGGCGGCGGGCAGGATGCCGACACTATCTTCGGCGGCGTCGGCAACGACCTGCTCGATGGCGGCGAAGGTAATGATCTCGTCTATGGCGAGGACGGTACCGACCATCTCTACGGCGGAAGCGGCATCGATGCCCTCCATGGCGGCAACGGCAACGACTATCTCGGCGGTGGCAACGGCGATGACTACCTGAGCGGCGGCAACGGGACCGATACCCTCTATGGCGACGATGGCACCGACACGCTCGATGCCGGGCTGCAGGACTTCAACGAGCTTTTCGGCGGCAACGGCAACGATTCCGTCTATGGCGGCACGGGCATCGACCTCCTCTATGGCGGGGACGACGACGACACCGTCCGGGGCAATGGCGGCAACGACGCGCTGGTCGGCGGCAACGGTGCCGATCTTCTTTACGGCGATGACGGCGCCGACAGCATTACCGGGGGCACCTATACGCTGACTGGCGGCGATGTCGGCGATACGGCCTATGGCGGCAACGGCAACGACCTGCTCTATGGCGAGGACGGCGACGACGAACTGCATGGCGACGGGGATCTCGACACGCTCTACGGCGGGAACGGGATCGATCAGCTCTTCGGCGGCAACGGCAGCGATCTTCTCGACGGCCAGGACAGCGCCGATCTCCTCTATGGCGGCGATGCCGGCGACAGCCTCTACGGCGGCAACGGCAATGACTTCCTCGGCGGTGGCGAGGGCAACGACCACCTCTATGGCGGCAATGGCGCCGACAGCTTCTTCGGTGGCCAGTCGGACCTGACCACGGACTCGGTCTACGACTTCGACACCACGGGCAGTGATGGCGACGCCATCGTGCTCGACACGATCCCGGGCAGCGACAGCCGCGGCTACTTCACCTCCAGCAATGATTTCCTCGACGTCGACGGCGACGGCACGGGCGACGTCTACGTCGCCGGCTCCAATGGCGTGGAATGGGAGCGCGAGACGATAGGCGGTTACACCCGCTTCACGGCCCAGGCCGCGCTCTTCACCGAGGGCGCCGACAGCGTCGACCTGGATACCGTTGACTTCGACAGCTATGGCAACGTCTCCGACGCACTTGGCGGCAACGACAGCGTCACCCTGTCTGGCGACGAGAGCCGCGACGACAGCTTCGCCGGCGGCCAGGGCAACGACCTGATCTTCGGCAGCGAGAACGACGAGACCATCACCGGCGGCAACGGCTTCGACAGCATCCTTGGCGGCAATGGCAGCGACGCGCTGCACGGCGGCAATCTCCAGGACGAGCTTTATGGCGGCGATGGCAACGACGTGCTCTACGGCGCCGCCGCCGGCGACCACCTCCATGGGGGCGAGGGCAACGATCTGCTGCGTGGCGGTGGCTGGAGTGACTATCTGTTCGGCGGCAATGGCGCGGACAGCTTCTTAGGCAGCCTCGCCGAGTTTGCCGGTGACAGCGTCGATGGTGACAGCGTCGATGGCTTCGGCAGCTTCGGGACGTTGGACGGCGATACGATCTTCGATTTCGACACGACCGGTGCTGCGGGCGACGCGGTCGTGCTCGATACGATCGAGGGCAGCGACAGCCGCAGCTTCTTCACTTCGAGCAACGACTTCCTCGATGTCGACGGCAATGGCTCCGGCGATCTCTACGTCGCCGGGTCCAATGGGGTGGAATGGGAGCGCGAAACGGTCGGCGGCTATACCCGCTTCACCATCAACCCGACCATCTTCACCGAGGGCGCCGACAGCGTCGACCTCGATACCGTCGACTTCGACAGCTACAACAACGTCTCCGACGCGCTGGGGGGTGACGACAGCGTCACCCTGTCCGGCGGCCAGAGCCGCGACGACGACTTCGTCGGCGGCAACGGCGCCGACCTCATCCTCGGCAGCGGGAACGCGGAAACCATCGCTGGCGGCCAGGGCTTCGACACGCTTTATGGCGCCGACGGCAACGACCTGCTCTATGGCGATGGCGGCTTCGACCAGCTCTCGGGCGGCAACGGCGATGACCAGCTCCATGGTGGCGATGGCGACGGGCTGCTCTATGGCGATGCAGGCGACGACGACCTCTACGGCGGCAATGGCGCCGACACGCTCGGCGGAGGCAATGGCGACGATTATCTGGGTGGCGGCGGCGGCAACGACCGCTACGACCTGGGTCTCGGCAGCGACACCGCGATTGGCTCCCTGGCCGACCTGACGGGCGATTCCGTTACCGACTTCGACACGGTGGTGGGCGGCAGCGACGTCGACCGGATCGTGCTCGACACCATCCTGGGTAGCGACACGCGCAGCATCTTTGCCCCCGGCAACGACTTCCTTGATGTCGACGGCGACGGCGACGGCGACCTCTACGTCGCCGGCACCAGCGGCGTCGAGTGGACGCGAACAGAGATCGCAGGACGCACCCACTTCACCATCTCGGCCCCGCTCTTCACCGAGAGTGCCGACAGCGTCGACCTGCGGGAGGTCGACTTCGAGCTCTACGGCAACGTCTCCGACGCGCTCGGCGGCAACGACAAGGTGACCCTGAGCGGTGACGAGAGCGGTGACGACCAGTTCTCCGGCGGCGACGGCAACGACCGGATCGGCGGCAGCGAGGATGACGAGACGATCGCCGGCGGCAACGGCGTCGACACGCTCGACGGTGCCGACGGCGACGACGAGCTGCAGGGCGGCCAGGGCAACGACCTGCTCTATGGCGGCAACGGCGCGGACGATCTCTACGGCGGCAACGGCACGGACCGGCTCTATGGCGGGGCCGACGACGACCTTCTGTCGGGCGACGCGGATGCCGACACGCTCTATGGCGGCCAGGGCCACGACACGCTGGCACCCGGCGGCGGCAAGGACGTGACCAACACCGGCGACGATGCCGATCGCATTGTCGGCAGTGCTGCCGACCTGCACCAGGACACCGTCACGGACTTCCTTCCGGGGACCATGGACGGGTCGGACTTCATCGTCGTCGACGGCAACTACTCGGGCCTGGACGGCAACAAGCTCGCTGCCGGCGTGCTGGACTTCAAGGACGGCAACAAGCTGACCTTGCTGTACAGCAACACCTCGGTCGGGGGCACGGTCGAGGCGGTCTTCGACGACGGGCAGACGACGATCTGGATCGAGACCGGCGGCGGCATCACCGAGGGCAACGACATCGTCGTCGCCGATGGCAAGTCGAACTCCATCGACGGCAAGAACGGCAACGACGTCCTCTTCGGCGGCGACGGCAAGGACACGCTGCGGGGCGGCAACGGCAACGACCTGCTGGATGGCGGCAGCGACCGCGATGCGCTGTGGGGCGGCAACGGCGGCGACACGCTGAGCGGCGGCGCCGACGTCGACACACTCTATGGCGAGAACGGCAACGACCTCGCCTATGGCGGCAATGGCGGCGACCGCATCGAGGGCGGTTCCGGCACCGACACGCTCTATGGCGATGCCGCGGCCGATACGATCCTTGGTGGTGCCGACAACGACAAGATCGCCGGCGGCGAGGGTGCCGACCGTCTCCAGGGCGATGCCGGCGGCGACTATATCGACCTGGACGAGATGGTCGATACCCGCGACACGGTGTACGGCACGGTGGCCGACCTGTCGGGCGACACCATCGCCCACTTCGTGGCCGGCACCGGCAAGGACGCCGACGTGATCGCGATATCCGGCGTGGCGTCCAAGAACAGCAAGCTGCTCGACAGCCTGGCCATCACCGACGGCGTGCTGTCATTGAGCAAGCTGGGTGGCGGCGAGATCCGCTTCGAGGACATGGAGCCGGGCGGCACCCACTACACCGACACCATGCTCGGTTCGGACGGCTCGATCCTGATCTACATCATCTAG
- a CDS encoding ABC transporter ATP-binding protein: MSRLVLDGVRAFYGQAMALDGVSLTAERGEVVALLGRNGAGKSTTLKAVMGLVRVAAGGIRFDSTDLGALPSHRRARLGVGYVPEERRIFTELTVTENLEVGRQPPRPDAPTWDEARIWRLFPPLAELRRRLGGRLSGGEQQMLAVARTLMGNPSLLLLDEPSEGIAPILVAAMADAVLALKSEGLTILLSEQNLRFAARVADRAYVLSQGRIAADGTMAAITSDHAAIGRHLGTGS, encoded by the coding sequence GTGAGCCGGCTCGTGCTGGACGGCGTGCGTGCCTTCTACGGCCAGGCCATGGCGCTGGACGGCGTGTCGCTGACCGCGGAGCGGGGGGAGGTGGTGGCCCTGCTCGGCCGCAACGGTGCCGGCAAGTCGACGACCTTGAAAGCGGTCATGGGACTGGTGCGGGTCGCCGCAGGCGGCATCCGCTTCGACAGCACCGATCTTGGTGCTCTCCCCAGCCATCGCCGGGCCCGGCTGGGCGTCGGCTACGTGCCCGAGGAACGGCGGATCTTCACCGAGCTGACCGTGACCGAAAACCTCGAGGTCGGTCGCCAGCCGCCGCGACCGGACGCGCCCACCTGGGACGAGGCACGGATCTGGCGCCTGTTCCCGCCGCTGGCCGAGCTGCGGCGCCGCCTGGGCGGGCGCCTCAGCGGCGGCGAGCAGCAGATGCTGGCCGTCGCCCGCACGCTGATGGGCAATCCCAGCCTGCTGCTGCTGGACGAGCCGTCAGAGGGCATCGCCCCCATCCTGGTGGCGGCGATGGCCGACGCCGTGCTGGCACTCAAGTCAGAAGGATTGACCATTCTTCTGTCCGAGCAGAATCTGCGGTTCGCCGCCCGGGTCGCCGATCGCGCCTACGTCCTGTCGCAGGGACGCATCGCCGCCGACGGGACCATGGCGGCCATTACTTCCGACCATGCGGCAATCGGCCGGCATCTCGGCACGGGATCATGA